A window of the Rhodoferax sp. GW822-FHT02A01 genome harbors these coding sequences:
- a CDS encoding bifunctional 3-phosphoshikimate 1-carboxyvinyltransferase/cytidylate kinase — MFSTAFLDLPPLRGASGTVTLPGSKSISNRVLLLAALCEGKTAIHDLLDSDDTRVMLVALRTLGCQINQSGSTVEIAGLGGKLLNAQAKLFLGNAGTAMRPLTAALAVLGGDFELGGIPRMHERPIGDLVDALRQLGCHIDYLGQDGFPPLHIGQPTLCLDQPIRVRGDVSSQFLTALLMALPLVAQKDIVIEVLGELISRPYIEITLNLLSQFGVQVQRDGWQRFTIPAGCKLRSPGDLHVEADASSASYFIALGAIASGAPGNNGIRVQGVGADSIQGDIRFMEAAQKMGALIESGPNWLNIRRGSWPLKAIDLDCNHIPDAAMTLAVMALYARGTTTLRNIASWRVKETDRIAAMATELRKLGATVEEGSDFIRVTPPADAGHWKAGTIHTYDDHRVAMCFSLAAFNPAGLPVRIEDPKCVAKTFPDYFETLFSVAHADTQRIPVLCMDGPTASGKGTLAAELARILGYHFLDSGSLYRITGLVAMRAGISLEVANQERIAAIVRALPIRFEGSRILLQSSDGSEDVSDAIRTEEAGMNASKVSAFPMVREALVDFQRNFRKLPGLVADGRDMGTVIFPTAPLKVFLTASAACRAERRYKQLISKGISATLQDLRADLEARDARDTTRSVAPLKPAEDAKLLDNSDLTVGKSVEIVLEWWQGKQPFRSA, encoded by the coding sequence ATGTTTTCCACCGCCTTTCTCGACCTCCCCCCGCTACGCGGAGCTTCCGGCACCGTCACCCTGCCCGGCTCCAAGAGCATCTCCAACCGGGTGTTGCTACTGGCCGCCCTGTGCGAGGGCAAGACCGCCATCCACGATCTGCTGGACAGTGACGACACCCGCGTGATGCTGGTGGCACTCCGGACACTGGGGTGCCAGATCAACCAAAGCGGCAGCACGGTGGAGATCGCCGGTTTGGGCGGCAAGCTGCTCAATGCCCAAGCCAAGCTGTTCCTGGGCAACGCCGGCACAGCAATGCGCCCGCTCACGGCGGCTTTGGCTGTACTGGGTGGCGACTTTGAACTGGGTGGCATTCCGCGCATGCATGAGCGCCCCATTGGTGATCTGGTGGATGCACTGCGTCAACTTGGATGCCACATCGATTACCTGGGTCAGGATGGCTTTCCGCCGCTTCACATCGGCCAGCCCACTCTGTGTCTGGATCAGCCCATTCGGGTACGCGGCGATGTATCCAGCCAGTTCCTGACGGCGCTGCTGATGGCGCTGCCCCTGGTGGCGCAAAAAGACATCGTCATCGAGGTCTTAGGTGAACTGATCTCGCGGCCCTACATCGAGATCACGCTTAACCTGTTGTCCCAATTCGGTGTACAGGTGCAGCGCGATGGTTGGCAGCGCTTCACTATTCCGGCTGGCTGCAAGTTGCGCTCACCCGGTGACCTGCACGTGGAAGCAGACGCGTCCAGCGCCAGCTATTTCATCGCCCTTGGCGCCATAGCCTCGGGTGCGCCGGGCAACAACGGCATTCGCGTGCAAGGTGTGGGTGCCGACTCCATTCAAGGTGACATCCGCTTCATGGAAGCCGCCCAGAAGATGGGTGCACTGATTGAAAGCGGCCCCAACTGGCTGAATATCCGCCGCGGTTCCTGGCCTCTGAAGGCCATTGACCTGGATTGCAACCACATCCCGGATGCCGCCATGACACTGGCGGTCATGGCCTTGTACGCCCGAGGCACCACCACTCTGCGCAATATCGCCAGCTGGCGCGTCAAGGAAACGGATCGCATCGCGGCCATGGCAACCGAGTTGCGCAAGTTGGGGGCCACGGTGGAAGAAGGTTCCGACTTCATCCGCGTGACACCGCCAGCAGATGCAGGTCATTGGAAGGCCGGAACCATTCACACCTATGACGACCACCGCGTTGCCATGTGTTTTTCACTGGCCGCCTTCAACCCGGCCGGATTGCCCGTACGCATTGAAGACCCCAAGTGTGTGGCCAAGACCTTTCCCGACTACTTCGAAACGCTGTTTTCCGTGGCGCACGCAGACACGCAGCGCATCCCCGTGCTGTGCATGGATGGCCCGACCGCTTCCGGCAAAGGAACCCTGGCAGCAGAGCTGGCGCGAATCCTGGGTTACCACTTCCTGGACTCCGGCTCCCTCTACCGCATCACCGGACTGGTTGCGATGCGCGCTGGAATTTCGTTGGAAGTCGCCAACCAGGAGCGCATTGCAGCCATCGTGCGCGCCCTGCCTATCCGCTTTGAGGGCAGCCGCATCCTGCTGCAATCCTCTGACGGCAGCGAAGACGTGAGCGATGCCATCCGTACCGAAGAAGCGGGCATGAATGCGTCCAAGGTCTCCGCTTTTCCCATGGTGCGAGAGGCCCTGGTCGACTTCCAGCGTAATTTCCGCAAGTTGCCCGGCCTGGTTGCCGATGGGCGCGACATGGGAACCGTCATTTTCCCGACTGCCCCGCTCAAGGTGTTTCTCACCGCCAGCGCCGCATGCCGCGCGGAACGCAGATATAAGCAGTTGATTTCAAAGGGAATTTCAGCTACACTGCAAGACCTTCGTGCCGACTTGGAAGCGCGCGATGCGCGGGACACAACCCGCAGCGTTGCACCTTTGAAGCCGGCTGAGGATGCCAAGCTGCTCGACAACTCGGATCTGACGGTCGGAAAATCCGTCGAAATCGTGTTGGAGTGGTGGCAAGGCAAGCAGCCTTTCAGGTCCGCCTGA
- a CDS encoding prephenate dehydrogenase/arogenate dehydrogenase family protein: protein MFEQLGLIGCGLMGGSFALALKNAGLVKRVVGYSKSPSTTERARKMGIIDIEAPSALLAVSGADIVLIAVPVAATEASFKAIKHLVTPDMLIMDVGSTKRDVVDAARRALREHVDLFVPAHPIAGKEVSGVEHSDPDLYVGKQVILTPTERTAAPQLQKAIEVWSRLGCNVQTMSPEQHDAAFASVSHLPHLIAFALMNAISGQPQGKEYLSLAGPGFRDFTRIAASEPKVWRDILLSNREELLAQSQLFQRSLQALEAMISSSDAQGLESLIEQASLTRAQWSMNSRNKS from the coding sequence ATGTTTGAACAGCTTGGATTGATCGGATGCGGCCTGATGGGCGGATCTTTCGCCCTGGCGCTGAAGAATGCCGGGTTGGTCAAACGCGTGGTGGGATACAGCAAATCGCCCAGCACCACCGAGCGCGCCCGCAAGATGGGCATCATCGATATCGAAGCGCCCTCTGCGCTGCTGGCAGTCTCTGGAGCAGACATTGTCTTGATTGCCGTGCCGGTGGCAGCCACAGAAGCCAGCTTCAAGGCCATCAAGCACTTGGTCACGCCCGACATGCTGATCATGGACGTGGGATCGACCAAACGCGATGTGGTGGATGCCGCCCGGCGCGCCCTGCGTGAGCACGTGGATTTGTTTGTGCCAGCCCATCCGATTGCAGGCAAGGAAGTTTCCGGTGTGGAACACTCCGATCCCGACCTGTACGTCGGCAAGCAGGTCATCCTCACTCCCACTGAACGCACTGCGGCGCCGCAGCTGCAAAAGGCCATCGAGGTCTGGAGCCGCCTGGGTTGCAACGTGCAGACCATGTCACCGGAGCAACACGACGCTGCCTTCGCGTCAGTCAGCCACCTGCCGCATCTGATTGCCTTTGCGCTCATGAACGCCATATCCGGCCAACCCCAAGGCAAGGAATACCTGTCCCTGGCCGGCCCCGGCTTTCGGGACTTCACCCGCATTGCGGCCAGCGAGCCCAAAGTCTGGCGCGACATCTTGCTGTCCAACCGGGAAGAGTTGCTGGCGCAAAGCCAGCTTTTTCAACGCAGCCTGCAGGCGCTGGAAGCCATGATTTCCAGCAGCGATGCCCAAGGTCTGGAAAGTCTGATTGAACAGGCCAGCCTGACCCGCGCCCAATGGAGCATGAACTCCAGAAACAAATCCTGA
- the pheA gene encoding prephenate dehydratase, with the protein MAKTLSELRVLIDAVDQELLAALNRRASLANEVGEIKRAEGSAVFRPEREAQVIHGVQSANKGPIKDSSLALIWREIMSACRALEAPQRVAYLGPKGTYSEEAALRFFGSSIQHVPCANFDEVFHAASSGAAEFGVIPVENSTEGVVTRSLDLLLNSPLHIVGEISLLVRHHLLRTQASLENIEVVLAHPQALAQCQQWLSTHLPNAERRAVSSNAEGARLAAANPAWAAIASERAGAEFGLHTAAQAIQDEAFNRTRFVMVCLPAVMPAPEASGKDCTSLVVSVPNRPGAVHDMLVPLKEHGVSMTRFESRPARSGQWEYFFYIDLQGHPSEPNVAAALQDLRGICAFYKVLGTYPLAD; encoded by the coding sequence ATGGCCAAAACGCTTTCCGAATTGCGCGTCCTGATCGACGCTGTAGACCAGGAGCTGTTAGCAGCCCTCAACCGCCGCGCCTCCTTGGCCAACGAAGTGGGTGAAATCAAGCGCGCCGAAGGTTCTGCCGTCTTCCGTCCTGAGCGCGAAGCCCAGGTCATCCATGGTGTGCAGAGTGCCAACAAGGGCCCCATCAAGGACTCCAGTCTGGCGCTGATCTGGCGCGAAATCATGTCTGCCTGCCGCGCGCTGGAAGCACCCCAGCGCGTGGCCTACCTGGGCCCCAAGGGCACGTATAGCGAAGAAGCAGCCCTGCGCTTCTTTGGCTCCAGCATCCAGCACGTGCCCTGTGCCAATTTTGACGAAGTGTTCCATGCTGCGTCCTCGGGCGCAGCGGAGTTCGGCGTCATCCCGGTGGAGAACAGTACCGAAGGCGTGGTGACGCGCTCGCTTGATCTGCTGCTGAACTCACCGCTGCACATCGTCGGCGAAATCAGCCTGCTGGTGCGTCACCATTTGCTGCGCACCCAGGCTTCGCTGGAGAACATCGAAGTCGTGCTGGCCCATCCGCAGGCCCTGGCGCAGTGCCAGCAGTGGCTCAGCACGCACCTGCCCAATGCCGAGCGCAGGGCCGTATCCAGCAATGCTGAAGGCGCGCGCCTGGCAGCCGCCAACCCGGCCTGGGCCGCCATTGCCAGTGAGCGTGCCGGAGCCGAGTTCGGTCTGCACACGGCAGCACAAGCCATTCAGGACGAGGCCTTCAACCGTACACGTTTTGTCATGGTCTGCCTGCCTGCCGTCATGCCGGCACCCGAGGCCTCCGGCAAGGACTGCACCAGCCTGGTTGTGTCTGTGCCCAACCGTCCCGGTGCGGTGCACGACATGCTGGTGCCGCTCAAGGAGCATGGCGTATCCATGACCCGCTTTGAATCCCGCCCGGCCCGCTCCGGCCAGTGGGAGTACTTTTTCTACATTGATCTGCAAGGCCATCCGTCCGAGCCCAATGTCGCTGCCGCCTTGCAGGACCTGCGTGGTATTTGTGCTTTCTACAAAGTGCTGGGCACCTACCCACTTGCCGACTAG
- the serC gene encoding 3-phosphoserine/phosphohydroxythreonine transaminase translates to MQRPYNFSAGPATLPQEVLTQAADEMLNWPDASGKRCGMGVMEMSHRGKEFISIYTQAEADLRELLAVPANFQILFMQGGGLAENAIVPLNLSTLRSGASQTGGADFVLTGSWSEKSFTEAGKYCNAHIAASGKSEGFTHIPAPQTWELSESASYVHICSNETINGIEFHTLPDLKALGSKAELVIDFSSHVASRGVDWSRVGLAFGGAQKNLGPAGLTLVVVREDLLGHAMAICPSAFNYQTVAKNQSMYNTPPTYAIYMAGLIFQWLKRQGGVVAMEAANKAKAELLYRTIDASGLYFNRVQKECRSHMNVPFFLRDESLNEAFLIGAKDAGLLQLKGHKSVGGMRASIYNAMPLEGVQALVSYMQEFERTHG, encoded by the coding sequence ATGCAACGCCCATACAACTTTTCCGCCGGACCTGCGACCCTGCCGCAGGAAGTCCTGACCCAGGCCGCTGACGAGATGCTCAACTGGCCGGATGCCAGCGGCAAGCGCTGCGGCATGGGCGTGATGGAAATGAGCCACCGTGGCAAGGAATTCATTTCCATCTACACGCAGGCGGAGGCCGATCTGCGTGAGCTGCTTGCGGTGCCAGCCAACTTCCAAATTCTGTTCATGCAAGGCGGCGGACTGGCCGAAAACGCCATCGTCCCGCTGAACCTCAGCACTCTGAGGTCAGGCGCTTCGCAAACCGGCGGTGCCGACTTTGTGCTGACCGGCAGCTGGAGCGAGAAGTCTTTTACGGAAGCTGGCAAGTACTGCAACGCACACATTGCCGCAAGTGGCAAGTCTGAAGGCTTTACCCACATCCCGGCACCACAGACCTGGGAGCTCAGCGAGAGCGCCAGCTATGTGCACATCTGCTCCAACGAGACTATCAACGGTATCGAATTCCATACGCTGCCCGATCTGAAAGCGCTGGGCTCCAAGGCCGAATTGGTCATCGACTTCTCCTCCCATGTCGCTTCGCGCGGCGTGGACTGGAGCCGCGTGGGATTGGCTTTTGGCGGCGCCCAGAAGAATCTGGGCCCGGCGGGACTGACATTGGTGGTGGTACGTGAAGATCTGCTGGGCCATGCAATGGCCATCTGCCCCAGCGCGTTCAACTACCAGACCGTCGCCAAGAACCAGTCGATGTACAACACGCCGCCTACCTACGCCATCTACATGGCGGGGCTGATTTTCCAATGGCTCAAACGCCAGGGTGGTGTGGTGGCCATGGAAGCAGCCAACAAGGCCAAGGCAGAGTTGTTGTACCGCACCATTGATGCGTCTGGACTGTATTTCAATAGGGTGCAGAAGGAATGCCGCTCACATATGAACGTGCCTTTCTTCTTGCGCGACGAGTCGTTGAACGAGGCCTTTCTCATCGGCGCCAAGGACGCTGGCCTGCTCCAGCTCAAGGGGCACAAGTCAGTTGGCGGCATGCGCGCCAGCATCTACAACGCCATGCCGCTCGAAGGTGTGCAGGCGCTGGTTTCCTATATGCAAGAGTTTGAACGGACCCACGGTTAG
- the gyrA gene encoding DNA gyrase subunit A — protein sequence MTQFAKETLPISLEEEMRRSYLDYAMSVIVGRALPDARDGLKPVHRRVLFAMHELNNDWNRAYKKSARIVGDVIGKYHPHGDQSVYDTIVRMAQDFSMRHMLVDGQGNFGSVDGDNAAAMRYTEIRLAKIAHELLADLDKETVDFGPNYDGSEKEPLVLPTRIPNLLVNGSGGIAVGMATNIPPHNLNEVVDACLHMLRNPEASIDDLMDIIPAPDFPTAGIIYGINGVKEGYRTGRGRVVMRARCHFEDIDKGQRQAIIVDELPYQVNKKTLQERMAELVHEKKIEGISHIQDESDKSGMRLVIELKRGEVPEVVLNNLYKQTQLQDTFGINMVALVNGQPKLCNLKDLIEVFLNHRREVVTRRTVFNLRKARERGHVLEGLAVALANIDEFIRIIRESPTPPVAKVELMNRPWDSQLVREMLTRTRADGGVVNADDYRPDGLEKQYGMGSDGLYRLSDTQAQEILQMRLQRLTGLEQDKIVAEYKEVMAEIEDLLDILAKPERVSTIIGEELGHVKQEFGQTKLGARRSLVEHSSFDLSTEDLITPTDMVVTMSHSGYIKSQPLGEYRAQKRGGRGKQATATKEDDWVDQLFVANTHDYILCFSNRGRLYWLKVWEVPQGSRGSRGRPIVNMFPLQDGEKITVVLPLTGEKRSFPADQYVFMATSMGTVKKTALDEFSNPRKAGIIAVDLDEGDYLIGAALTDGKHDVMLFSDGGKAVRFDENDVRPMGRNARGVRGMMLEDGQGVIAMLVAEDEEQSVLTATENGYGKRTSITEYTRHGRGTKGMIAIQQSERNGKVVAATLVHVDDEIMLITDKGVLVRTRVAEIRELGRATQGVTLIGLDEGSKLSGLQRIVENDAQAADADEGPADETA from the coding sequence ATGACCCAGTTCGCCAAAGAAACCCTGCCCATCAGCCTCGAAGAGGAAATGCGGCGCAGTTACCTAGACTACGCCATGAGCGTGATTGTGGGTCGCGCTTTGCCCGACGCACGGGATGGCCTCAAGCCGGTGCACAGACGTGTGTTGTTTGCCATGCACGAACTCAACAACGACTGGAATAGGGCCTACAAAAAGTCGGCCCGTATCGTCGGTGACGTGATCGGTAAATACCACCCGCACGGCGACCAATCCGTGTATGACACCATTGTGCGGATGGCCCAGGATTTTTCCATGCGCCATATGCTGGTCGATGGCCAGGGCAATTTCGGCTCGGTAGATGGCGACAACGCGGCGGCCATGCGGTACACCGAAATCCGGCTGGCCAAGATCGCACACGAGTTGCTGGCCGATCTGGACAAGGAAACGGTGGACTTCGGGCCGAACTATGACGGTTCAGAAAAAGAGCCGCTGGTGTTGCCGACCCGCATCCCCAACCTGCTGGTCAATGGCTCCGGCGGTATCGCCGTGGGTATGGCCACCAACATCCCGCCCCACAATCTGAATGAAGTCGTTGATGCCTGCCTGCACATGCTTCGCAACCCCGAAGCCAGCATTGATGACTTGATGGACATTATTCCGGCGCCAGACTTCCCAACCGCCGGCATTATTTACGGCATCAATGGGGTCAAGGAAGGCTATCGCACCGGTCGTGGCCGCGTGGTGATGCGAGCCCGTTGCCATTTTGAAGACATTGACAAAGGTCAACGCCAAGCCATCATCGTGGATGAGCTGCCCTACCAGGTCAACAAGAAGACGCTGCAGGAACGTATGGCCGAACTGGTGCACGAAAAGAAGATCGAAGGCATCAGCCACATCCAAGACGAGTCCGACAAATCTGGCATGCGGTTGGTGATCGAGCTCAAGCGCGGTGAAGTGCCGGAAGTTGTGCTGAACAACCTCTATAAACAGACCCAGCTGCAAGACACCTTCGGCATCAACATGGTGGCCCTGGTCAACGGCCAGCCCAAGCTGTGCAATCTGAAAGACCTGATCGAGGTCTTCCTGAATCACCGGCGCGAAGTGGTGACACGCCGCACAGTGTTCAACTTGCGCAAGGCGCGTGAACGCGGACATGTGCTGGAAGGCCTGGCCGTGGCGCTGGCCAACATCGATGAATTCATCCGCATCATCCGCGAATCACCCACACCGCCGGTGGCCAAGGTCGAGTTGATGAACCGCCCTTGGGACAGCCAGTTGGTGCGCGAGATGCTCACCCGCACCCGTGCGGACGGAGGCGTGGTGAATGCCGATGACTACCGGCCAGACGGTCTGGAAAAGCAGTACGGTATGGGCTCCGACGGCCTGTATCGCCTGTCTGACACGCAAGCCCAGGAAATTCTGCAGATGCGTCTGCAACGCCTGACTGGGCTGGAGCAGGACAAGATCGTGGCCGAGTACAAGGAAGTCATGGCCGAGATCGAAGACCTGCTGGACATTCTGGCCAAGCCTGAGCGCGTCTCCACCATCATTGGTGAAGAGCTGGGCCACGTCAAACAGGAATTCGGCCAGACCAAGCTGGGCGCGCGTCGCAGTCTGGTCGAGCACTCCTCTTTTGACCTATCCACCGAAGATCTGATCACCCCCACCGACATGGTGGTGACCATGAGCCACAGTGGCTATATCAAGAGCCAGCCATTGGGCGAATACCGGGCGCAAAAGCGTGGTGGCCGTGGCAAGCAGGCCACCGCCACCAAGGAAGACGATTGGGTCGACCAGCTCTTCGTGGCCAACACCCACGACTACATCCTGTGCTTCTCCAACCGGGGCCGCCTGTACTGGCTCAAGGTCTGGGAAGTTCCGCAGGGATCGCGCGGATCGCGCGGCCGCCCTATCGTCAACATGTTCCCGCTGCAGGACGGTGAAAAGATCACGGTGGTACTTCCGCTTACCGGAGAGAAGCGCAGCTTCCCTGCCGACCAGTATGTGTTCATGGCCACCAGCATGGGCACGGTCAAGAAGACCGCGCTTGATGAATTCAGCAACCCGCGCAAGGCCGGCATCATTGCCGTGGACCTGGACGAAGGTGACTACCTGATTGGTGCGGCACTGACCGACGGCAAGCACGACGTGATGCTGTTCAGCGATGGTGGCAAGGCAGTGCGCTTTGATGAAAACGATGTGCGCCCCATGGGCCGCAATGCCCGTGGCGTGCGCGGCATGATGCTCGAAGACGGCCAGGGCGTGATCGCTATGCTGGTTGCCGAAGACGAAGAGCAAAGCGTTCTGACCGCCACCGAAAACGGTTATGGCAAACGCACCAGCATCACCGAGTACACCCGCCATGGACGCGGCACCAAGGGGATGATTGCCATCCAGCAATCCGAGCGCAACGGCAAGGTCGTTGCAGCCACCTTGGTGCATGTGGATGACGAGATCATGCTCATCACCGACAAGGGCGTGCTGGTTCGTACCCGCGTCGCAGAAATCCGTGAACTGGGTCGCGCGACTCAGGGTGTCACTCTTATTGGTCTGGACGAAGGCTCCAAGCTGAGCGGTCTGCAGCGCATCGTGGAAAACGATGCCCAGGCGGCAGATGCGGACGAGGGCCCTGCAGACGAAACCGCATAA
- the ompA gene encoding outer membrane protein OmpA, whose translation MKLINKVAIVIATAALASVAGAQEIHNWKSGAGDVWKDAAGECWRDGSWTPATAAPDCDGAIAPKAAEPAPAPAPAPAPAAAPAPAPKAAAPAPAPVVAAPAKVTYAAEAFFDFDKSVLKPEGKAKLDDLVSKVKAINLEVIIAVGHTDSVGTDAYNQKLSVARSEAVKAYLVSKGIEKNRVYTEGKGEKNPVADNKTSEGRAKNRRVEIEVVGTRAN comes from the coding sequence ATGAAACTAATCAATAAAGTGGCAATTGTCATCGCTACCGCAGCACTTGCTTCCGTGGCGGGCGCTCAAGAAATCCATAACTGGAAAAGCGGCGCTGGCGATGTCTGGAAAGACGCTGCTGGTGAATGCTGGCGCGATGGAAGCTGGACTCCCGCAACTGCTGCTCCCGATTGTGATGGCGCGATTGCTCCCAAGGCTGCCGAACCAGCTCCCGCTCCTGCACCTGCACCCGCTCCGGCAGCTGCTCCCGCGCCAGCTCCCAAGGCTGCTGCACCAGCACCTGCTCCCGTAGTTGCAGCTCCCGCCAAGGTCACTTACGCTGCTGAAGCTTTCTTCGACTTTGACAAGTCCGTGCTCAAGCCCGAAGGCAAGGCCAAGTTGGACGATCTGGTGAGCAAGGTCAAGGCCATCAACCTGGAAGTGATCATTGCAGTGGGTCACACCGACTCTGTTGGTACCGACGCATACAACCAGAAGCTGTCGGTTGCACGTTCTGAAGCTGTCAAGGCTTACCTGGTGTCCAAGGGCATCGAAAAGAACCGCGTGTACACCGAAGGCAAGGGCGAGAAGAACCCCGTTGCTGACAACAAGACTTCTGAAGGACGCGCCAAGAACCGCCGCGTTGAAATCGAAGTGGTTGGAACACGTGCCAACTAA
- the ubiG gene encoding bifunctional 2-polyprenyl-6-hydroxyphenol methylase/3-demethylubiquinol 3-O-methyltransferase UbiG: MNTHVNADPAELAKFSDLAHRWWDRESEFRPLHQINPLRLEWINGICPVQGLKTVDVGCGGGILTDSLARKGAQALGIDLSTKALRVAQLHAMEAQTPNVSYREVSAEALAEEAPAQFDMVTCMEMLEHVPDPASIVKACATLVKPGGWVFFSTLNRSAKSFLLAIVGAEYVLNMLPRGTHEYAKMVRPNELASYCRGAELDLRHTKGMSYNPLTKRYWLNSDTSVNYLIATQRPMA, encoded by the coding sequence ATGAACACACACGTCAACGCTGACCCGGCCGAATTGGCCAAATTCTCGGATCTCGCCCACCGCTGGTGGGACCGGGAGAGTGAATTCCGGCCCTTGCATCAGATCAACCCCCTGCGCCTGGAATGGATCAACGGCATTTGTCCGGTTCAGGGATTGAAGACAGTGGACGTCGGTTGCGGCGGCGGCATATTGACCGACTCCCTTGCACGTAAAGGGGCGCAGGCTTTGGGCATCGATTTGTCTACCAAGGCATTGAGGGTCGCACAACTGCATGCCATGGAAGCCCAGACGCCGAACGTCAGCTACCGCGAGGTAAGTGCCGAGGCGCTGGCTGAAGAGGCTCCTGCCCAATTTGACATGGTTACCTGCATGGAGATGTTGGAGCACGTTCCAGACCCGGCGTCTATCGTCAAGGCCTGCGCGACTTTGGTGAAGCCGGGCGGCTGGGTCTTCTTTTCAACGCTCAATCGCAGTGCAAAATCCTTCCTGCTGGCCATTGTGGGTGCCGAATATGTGCTCAATATGCTGCCCAGAGGTACGCATGAATACGCAAAAATGGTGCGTCCCAACGAGTTGGCGTCCTATTGTCGAGGAGCGGAGTTGGATTTGCGCCACACAAAGGGTATGTCTTACAACCCTTTGACCAAGCGCTACTGGCTCAATAGTGATACCAGTGTGAACTACCTGATCGCCACGCAAAGGCCAATGGCGTAA
- the gph gene encoding phosphoglycolate phosphatase (PGP is an essential enzyme in the glycolate salvage pathway in higher organisms (photorespiration in plants). Phosphoglycolate results from the oxidase activity of RubisCO in the Calvin cycle when concentrations of carbon dioxide are low relative to oxygen. This enzyme is a member of the Haloacid Dehalogenase (HAD) superfamily of aspartate-nucleophile hydrolase enzymes (PF00702).), whose product MRFENVTAVLFDLDGTLIDSAPDLGAAADQMRVSRGLPSLPLEAYRHMAGAGARGMLSVAFGLTPKDAEFEALREEFFSNYEACMTQRTYVFEGIADMLDDLRRRGLLWGVVTNKSARFTDPLTRAMPLFATASTVISGDTTPYSKPHPEPLLEAARRLGVIPGRCVYVGDDERDIVAGRAAGMGTVAADYGYLGEKSDTASWGADIRINSPMELLQWLQAA is encoded by the coding sequence ATGCGTTTTGAGAACGTGACCGCCGTGCTGTTTGATCTGGACGGCACTTTGATAGACAGCGCCCCTGATTTGGGCGCAGCGGCAGATCAGATGCGGGTAAGCCGCGGTCTGCCATCTTTGCCACTGGAGGCATATCGCCACATGGCCGGCGCAGGTGCTCGAGGGATGCTGTCTGTGGCCTTTGGATTGACACCAAAGGATGCCGAATTCGAGGCGCTCCGGGAGGAGTTCTTCAGCAATTACGAAGCCTGCATGACTCAGCGCACTTATGTGTTTGAGGGAATTGCCGACATGCTCGACGATTTGAGACGACGCGGGCTGCTTTGGGGCGTGGTGACTAACAAGTCCGCACGCTTTACTGATCCCTTGACGCGCGCAATGCCTTTATTTGCAACAGCCAGTACGGTGATCAGCGGAGACACAACTCCGTACTCCAAACCTCATCCAGAGCCCTTGCTGGAAGCGGCGCGCCGTTTGGGGGTGATTCCTGGGCGTTGCGTCTATGTGGGAGACGATGAAAGGGATATTGTGGCCGGTCGTGCCGCGGGCATGGGGACTGTGGCCGCAGACTACGGATACTTGGGGGAGAAGTCTGATACGGCATCCTGGGGGGCAGATATCCGGATTAATTCTCCAATGGAGCTCTTGCAATGGCTGCAAGCGGCCTAA